A window of the Vigna angularis cultivar LongXiaoDou No.4 chromosome 3, ASM1680809v1, whole genome shotgun sequence genome harbors these coding sequences:
- the LOC108324438 gene encoding uncharacterized protein LOC108324438 produces the protein MDNPDPTTNPSSPFYLHPGENPGITLISQILNETNYSSWSRNLKRAILSKNKIKFIDGNIKKPPRTDPLFEAWERCDTMVLSWIIKTLSPQIAESVIYVDNAKDLWEELKERFSKGDYFKISDLLQDIHSIKQGERNVSQYFTYLKILWEELESLRPIPYCTCQISCTCDLSRVSLKYREVEHIICFLKGLNDTYHTLRTQILLMEPLPNINMVFSLLMQQERQERQHLGVISQTDSFKILASTTVKPNWKSQGRGTSSRGQGRGRGRNPNDGKQCSHCHKMNHTVDKCYSKHGYPSWYKKNDHQSSQDRGGQNEWSYVNACKEDSTST, from the coding sequence ATGGACAACCCAGATCCCACCACTAATCCCTCTAGCCCGTTTTATCTTCATCCTGGAGAAAATCCAGGTATTACTCTCATTTCCCAGATTCTTAATGAGACTAACTACTCATCCTGGAGCAGAAATTTGAAAAGAGCAATTCTCTCCAAAAACAAGATCAAATTCATTGATGGCAATATCAAAAAGCCACCAAGAACTGACCCTTTATTTGAGGCTTGGGAGAGATGTGATACAATGGTTTTGTCCTGGATCATCAAGACCCTTTCACCTCAGATTGCAGAAAGTGTTATCTATGTTGATAATGCTAAAGATTTGTGGGAAGAACTTAAAGAAAGATTTTCTAAAGGAGACTACTTCAAGATTTCAGATTTACTACAAGATATTCATTCTATTAAGCAGGGAGAAAGGAATGTCAGCCAATATTTTACTTACTTGAAGATTCTTTGGGAAGAATTAGAATCTCTTAGACCCATACCCTATTGCACATGCCAAATCTCCTGTACTTGTGATTTGTCTAGAGTTTCTCTAAAATACAGAGAGGTTGAACACATTATTTGCTTCCTAAAAGGCTTAAATGACACCTATCATACTCTTAGAACTCAAATTCTTTTGATGGAGCCCCTTCCCAACATCAACATGGTCTTTTCTCTCCTTATGCAGCAAGAAAGACAAGAAAGACAACATCTTGGAGTCATTAGTCAGACtgattctttcaaaattttggcCAGCACTACTGTCAAACCCAATTGGAAATCCCAAGGTCGTGGCACTAGCTCACGTGgccaaggaagaggaagaggaagaaatccCAATGATGGGAAACAATGTTCCCATTGTCACAAGATGAATCATACGGTTGATAAATGTTACTCTAAACATGGCTATCCATCATGGTACAAGAAAAATGACCACCAAAGCAGTCAGGATAGGGGAGGCCAGAACGAATGGAGTTATGTTAATGCTTGCAAAGAAGATTCTACCTCTACCTAG